The genomic DNA AATACATATTTTTTCACAAAAAACACCTCCGGGTAACCCAGCCGTCATAGAAGCTTTTGCTTCCTTAGACCTGTGACTTTGCGTCCCCATATTTCTATGGGTTTGCCTTTTTCCAAAAGGAAAACTTTATAAATCAATTATATACCAAAACATCAGGATTTTAAAGTTGCTTATATTTTTTATATATGGCCTATCCACATTTTTTCCCTAATTTTTTTTAAATTCGGACCAAATTTCTCATCAAGCTCTTTTCTATACTCTTTATATATCTCAGCTAAATAAATATCATGAACTATAAAGGATTCCGCCATTAGCATAAATGCCTCATTCTCTGTCCATATTGCTTGGGGTTTATCTTTATTAAACATAGCAAATAGTGATTCCCTTCCATCGGCTACTAAGGTTAACCATCTACCATGCTTCAAGACATTATCCTCCATGTCTTCCATCTCATGATAGTATATCTCACCTATCCTATCCTCAGTATCTCCGTATAATACTGTTACTAATTCTATTCCCCTTTCTTCTAAAGGCTTTAAATCGTCTTTAAAATATTCATAATCCTTATTCCAAGCCTCTAAATATACGAATTTCTTGGAATTTGATAAAACATTCCTAATTTTATTATTTATATTATCAGTTCCTTCTAAATGTAATAAATATGAAATCCGATTATGGGAATTAACTTCCTTGAGATTATTTTTAAGATATCTTACGGTTTTACTTACATTCTTCTTATAATTATCTAAAAAGCTTTCAAATTCTAAAGCAATGTATTTAACCGGATTATCACTTATAATATTAACTAAGTTCTTTTCCAAAAGTTTAGTCATTGTTTCATATATTTTAGCCTGGGGAACTCCACATAGCTTAGCTAATTCATAGGCTGTTATATCAGGTCTTTTAAGAAGAGATAAATAGGCTTTGGCTTCATATTTATTTAAGCCTATTTCCATCATCTTCTCAATAACTTTCTCATCTTCCATTTATGCTTTATTCCTTTCAAAGATTTACTAAACTACTAATGTACCAGTCTTACCTTCGATTCCTTTTCCCGCACTTTCTAAAGCAGTTATAAGGGATTTTCTACCTTTCTTAGACGCTGTAAACTTCATTGCTGCTTTCACCTTTGGCAGCATTGATCCAGGCGCAAAATGTCCTTCTTCTATATATTTTTCAGCATCAGCTATGGTCATCTTACTCAACTGCTCTTGATTGGGCTTGCCAAAATTAATAGCAACCTTTTCCACAGCAGTTAACATGATTAAATAATCCGCATCTAATATCTCAGCTATTTTCTCACTGGCAAAATCCTTGTCTATGACGGCTGGCACTCCAATCAACCTATTTCCCTCGGCTATAACAGGTATTCCACCTCCACCGACGGTTATAACTATATGTCCATTTTCTACTAATGTTTTAACGGTTTCTTTTTCTGCAACATCAACTGGAATAGGGGATGGTACAACTCTTCTCCAACCTCTACCTGCATCCTCCTTTACAATATAGCCCTTTTCCGATGCTAATTTTTTAGCCTCCTTCTCAGTATAAAATGAGCCTATTGGTTTAGTTGGATTTTTAAATGCTTGATCATCCTTATCTACTATAACCTGGGTTACTACTGTAGCAACCGATCTTTTAATTCCTCTATTTAAAAGTTCTTCTCTTATGGCGTTTTGCAAATGATATCCAATATAGCCTTGGCTCATAGCCCCACATTCCGGGAAAGGCATTTCTGGAGTTTTAGCTTCAGTTTGAGACGCAGTCTCTAAAGCTAAGTTTATCATTCCCACCTGTGGTCCATTGCCATGGGCTATAATAACTTCATTTCCTTTTTCTATTAAATCTACTATTGGCTTAGCTGTAATTTTAACCAAATCTAATTGCTGCTGGGGTGTTTTCCCAAGTGCATTTCCACCTAATGCAACTACTATTCTCATTATTTGACCTCCCCTTTGCATCTTAATAGAATTAACCCCAATAACTGTAAACTATTCTATCTCCCTGCAGTGGCAACCATCACTGCTTTAATTGTATGCATTCTATTTTCGGCCTCATCAAATACTACTGAATGCTTGCTTCTAAACACTTCATCCGTTACTTCCATTGACTCTATTCCAAACTTTTCATAAATCTCTTTACCAATTATTGTCTTAGTATCATGGAACGATGGTAAGCAATGCAAGAAGATCACATCTGGATTTCCTGTTTTATTAATCATATCCATGTTTACTTGATAGGGTTTAAGCTGCTTAATTCTTTCTTCAAACTGGTCTTCTTCACCCATTGATACCCAAACATCTGTATAGATTACATCTGCAGCCTGCACTCCTTCTTCTATATTTTCAGTAAACTCTATTACTGCTCCTGTCTCCTTAGCTACTTCCTTCATTTCCCCTACTAATTCTTCAGATGGGAATAATTCCTTTGGAGCTACTCCGACAAAATGCATACCCATCTTAGCTGCACCAATCATTAATGAATTGCCCATATTGTTTCTTGCATCACCTACATAAACAAACTTAACCTTATTAAGTGGCTTATTTACATGCTCCATTACTGTTAAGAAATCTGCAAGAATTTGTGTTGGATGATAAAGATCCGTAAGCCCATTCCATACCGGCACCCCGGCATGAGCCGCTAAATCTTCTACTGTTTCTTGTTTAAAGCCTCTAAATTCAATACCGTCATAGTATCTTCCAAGAACCTTTGCAGTATCCTCTATTGACTCCTTCTTACCCATTTGACTGTTGCTCAAGAAAGTAACCTGTGCCCCTTCGTCAAAACCAGCTACTTCAAAAGCACATCTTGTTCTTGTTGATGTTTTTTCAAATAACAATACTATATTTTTTCCCTCTAATAAGTCTCCCCTTATACCTGATCTTTTCTTTTTCTTAAGGTCCATTGATAAATCTAACATATACTTGATTTCCCGTGGTGTAAAGTCCTTTAATGTAATAAAATTTCTTCCCTTTAAATTGATTGGCATTATTATTCCTCCCTTTTAATTATCCTTCTCTAAATAGTGGCATACTCATGCATCTTGGGCCTCCTCGACCTCGTGACAGCTCTGATGATGGCATGACATGTAATTTTACACCGTGATCCTCTAAAAGCCTGTTTGTAACATGATTTCTAGAATAAACAATAACTTCTCCCGGTGAAATGGCTAGTGTATTAGACCCATCATTCCACTGTTCTCTACCGGCATCTATCATATTTCCAGCACCACAGCGAATCAATGTAACCTTATCAAGCTCTAGATATTTTTCAAGTATTTCACTAAGCTCCATGGTTTCCTTTTCTATTAATAAATCCCCTGGGCCATCTCCCTTTCTTAATGAATACACCGTAAGGGGGCCTTCTATTTCAGGATGAATAGTAAATTTATCATAATCAACCATCGTGAATACCGTGTCTAGATGCATAAATGCTCTTTTTTTTGGTATATCAAAGGCTAGCACCACTTCAAAGCTTTCATCTTTTTCAAATATCCTTTTAGCTATACTTTCCACAGCCGGCCCTTCCGTTCTTTCGGATATACCTATAGCTATTACTTTCTCACTTAGTATAAGCTGATCTCCGCCTTCTATAGAAGCATTTTCTTTTCTATCATACCAAAAAGGAATATCTGAATCCTTGAACATAGTATGAAATTTAAATATATATTTTGAAAATAATGTTTCTCTGTTTCTAGTAACTGTCCTCATGTGATTTAAAGAAATTCCCCTCCCTATAGTAGCAAAAGGATCTCTGGTAAAATAAAGATTTGGCATAGGATCTACTATAAAAGGATAGTTGGACTCAATCATATCTGCTAAGGAAGTCCTTTCATAATGACTTATCTCATTTTTCCTAATGCCCTCCATCATTTTATCAACCATTTCTTTGTTAGATGAAAAGCTTAAAAGGTATTCCTTAACAAGCTCTTTTTTTCTTTGACTCATGTTTTTTGCTTCATTAATAAATTCATCAATAAATTCATTTTTAATTCCATCATTTATAAGGGACTCAGCAGCCAAATCTTCCAAATAGAATACCTCCACACCATTTTCTCTAAAAATATTCGCAAAAACATCGTGTTCTTGTCTTGCAATTTCTAAATAGGGTATATCATCAAATAGTAATCTATCCATTAAATCAGGTGTCAAGTTTTCTATCTCTTTTCCCGGTCTATGTAATAAAACTTTTTTCAATCTTCCAATCTCGGAATAGACTTGTAAAGCCTGTTTTTCACCCATATTTCACCCCTGCCTTCAATTAATCACTACCCAAGTAGTTATTAAATACTCTTTGAGTATAATCCTTAGCATTTCTTTTGTCAATCGTTTTCCTAATACATTTTTGAAAATTCTAAAATTTTTATGTAATTGAGTTCTTTTCTGGTAATATACGAAGATATCCTATTTATTTAGGACCCTGTATACTTATTTTGTTTTAATCCTTTACAAGTTATGCAGTTTCCTCAAGTAAAAAACCCCCTATATAGGGAAGCTTCAAGCTGCCTATAAGGGAGTTTATATATTTTTTATGGTAAAGTGCTATAATGAAAATCAATATGTTTATTCTTCCAACTCCATGCATACACCGGTTTCACTATCTATTAAAACGAATTTCTTATCTTTTGTTACCCCAATACCCACATTATTATTTTTCAGTAAAGTCACTATTGTAGTAACTATCCCCTTCAAGTCTTCCACCGCTTGCTCCTTGGTCTTTCCCATATTAAATCACCTATCCTTATTTAATAATGTAATTCTATAGTATATATAACATTGCTTATAGACCATTATTTTTTGATGACATTTTTCTTTAAATTATCTTATATTTATTATAATACAATTTTCTATTATTGTAAGTTTAAAATTATTAAAAGAGGAATTTGTCCTAGTTTGTAGAATTATGAATTATATGAATATTATTATGCAATATTTTACTTAATTACATTATTTATTTTAATTCAACTTTAAAATTCCATTTGTTGATATAAAAATATTGAAGGAGATTTTCATATATGAGTATTAAATCTAAATTGATAATTAGCTATATCATTTTAATAGTCTTTTCCATAAGCTGTTTAGGTTTCTTCATTGCAGATAAATCAAGGGATGCAATTTTTAATGAAGTAACGGAAAAAAGCCAGCGAATCTCAGAATTAATACTTAATATGGTCAGCGTCAGAAATGATTTACTTTCCGAGAAAATTCGTACTGATTTACACTGTGCAGAACAGAAATTAGACAATCTAGGCTCAATAAAAATAGATGCTGTAAATAGTGTTAAAGTTGAAGATCATAGTCTCCCATCTTTATATGCTGGAAGTACTAATTTGACTGTTAATAATGATTTTGTTGATAATATAGAAGAATCTCTAGAAGCGATAGCTTCTATATTTTTACTTATGGATCAGAAATTAGTAAGGGTCACTACTAACCTCACCGTGAATAATACAAGGCCAATAGGAAGCTATATTGACAATAAATCTCCCATATACAAAACAATCATAAAGGATCAGCATTACTATGGGAATTCATTGGTTTTAGGTGAATGGTTTGTAGCGGGCTATAAACCCCTAAAGGATGTAGATGGAAGGATTATCGGAGCAATTGCTTTGGGCTATAAGGCTTTAAACAATCATTTAGAAAAAACTATAAATGATGTGAAGATCGGAGAAACTGGCTATGTTTATGTTATGAACTCATCTGGAGACGTTTTTGTTCATCCCCATATAAAAGGAGATAATCTTGGTAATTATGATTTTTTTAAAAGAATAGCTGCACAAAAAAATGGAATAATAGAGTATGAACTTGAAGGAGTAAAAAAACTAGCTGCCTATAGATATTTTGAACCTTGGGACTGGCATATAGTAACTACTGCTAACTATGATGATTTAGAAGCTCCTTCTACATCTCTTTTATCTACAATAATTATAATAACATTGATTATCCTCTTACTAAGCATAATATTAGCTATATTCTTAACCCATACCTTTGTTATGCCTATTAATAAATTAAAGGGATACATGGAAATAGCAGGTAAGGGAGATTTAACCATCCAATCCGATATAAATACAAAGGATGAAATAGGTGTATTATCAAATAGCTTTAATTCTATGATTAAGGAAAATAAAAGGTTACTAGAAGAGACAATTAAATATGATAGCTTAAAAACAGAGTTTTTTTCAAATATATCCCATGAATTGAAAACACCAATAAATATAATTTTCTCAACCACACAGCTTTTTTCATTATATACCGATAAAGACATTGAAGCTTCAATTGATCCCCTTAAATTTAAAAAACATGTAAATACAATTAAGCAAAATTGCTACAGATTGCTAAGATTGGTTAATAACTTGATTGATATTACTAAAATAGATTCAGGCTTTATGCTGTTAGATTTAAAGAACCACAATATTGTTGAGGTGATTGAAAATATTACTATGTCAACCACTGAATATATTAAAAGCAAATCAAGAACAATTATATTTGATACTGATATAGAAGAAAAAATTATGGCCTTAGATGCAGAAAAAATAGAAAGAATTATTTTGAATCTTATCTCTAATGGAGTGAAATTCACTAGACCAGGAGATAAGATCGAAGTGAATGTTTATGATAAAGGTGATAATATTCAAATCTCCGTAAAGGATACTGGAATAGGTATTCCAGGGGATAAACTCGATATGATATTTGAAAGATTTAAACAGGTAGATCCACTGCTAAGTAGAAGACATGAAGGCAGTGGTATTGGACTATCCCTTGTAAAATCATTAGTTGAAATGCATAAAGGTACAATTCATGTAAATAGTAAATGTAATAAAGGCACTGAATTTGTGATAGAATTACCCGTTAGATTAATTGATAATGACAATAGTGAAGAACACAAAAATAATATTAACCACCATGCCAATGTTGAAAAAATCGAAGTGGAATTTTCCGATATATATGAATAAAGTAAAAGCGATCAAGACATCAAGATCGCTTTTACGATTATAGGAGAATATCTTTAAGTATCTCTTTTTACTAATCTATGGGGAAGTATAACTTGCATATTTTTTACTTCATTTTTATTGAGTTTATCAATTAGGATTTCTACTGATTGATAGCCTAGCTCATACATAGGCTGTACAATACTAGTTAAACTTGGATCAACAATCTGGGAAATAATTGTTCCATCAAAGCTTATTATTCCAACATCCTCAGGAATCCTTAATCCCAATTGCTTTAATGTTTTTAAAACAATGGAAGCTTGAATATCAGAATTGACTAAGAGTCCATCTATACTAGGATGCTCCTCAATTAATTTTATGGTCTGTAATCTTAATTTTTCAAAGTCATTACTTCCTTTAATTATGCATTCCGTATTGTAAGGAACTTTTTTTTCTTTATGGGCCTTTTTATAACCATCAAGTCTTCCCAATGATGAACTAGAATCTATATAACCCCTAATATAGGCTATATTATTTTTACCCCTTTCAAATAGATATTTACATGCATCATATCCAGCCCTTTTATTATCTATTGATACGTAGGGAACATCTATTTCATCAAAATATTCATTACACATTACAACGGAATAATCATCGGCGATTTCCTTAAGCTTATTTTTATTAATACTTGATGATAAAAATACTGCCCCATCAACCTGTTGGGTTTTTAATAGGTTTATAAAGGTTTCTAATTGATTATTATCAAGTTCAGTTGTTCCAATGATAACGTTATATCCCTTTTCTTTTATTGCAGTTTCAGCACCCCTAATAATTTCATTAAATATAGGGTTAGAAATAGTAGGTAGCACAATCAATATGGTACTGCTTGATTTTTTTCTTAAGTTCTTTGCCAATAAATTAGGTCTATAATCTATTTCTTCTATAACCTTTAATACCCTTTCTCTTGTTTCAGCTTTAACTTTATTATCATTGTTTAAAACCCTTGAAACTGTTGCCACTGATACATTTGCAAGTTTAGCAACCGTCTTAATTGAACTCATAAAAACACTTCCCTGTTCAGTTAATTATTTAAAGAATATACTCTAACTTCATATGGTCTTAGATTTATATCACTAATATCTTCATATTTGTTTTCGTAATTGGATATCAACAGCTGACAATTATTGAAATCATTCAATGCCTCTAAGTCTAAATTCACCTTTATTTCTTCATTTGAAAAACTAGCTATAATCAATACTTTTTTGTTATTCCATTCTCTAATATATGAAAAAACATATTCATCCTTTTCTAATAATAACTTAAACTTACCTTTTCTAAGAACATCATTATTTTTTCTTAATTTAATCATCTTCTTATAATAATTATATATGGAATTTTCATCAATTAAATTATTATATACATTTATTTCTTTATAATTTTCATTAACTTTTATCCAAGGCTCTCCATTGGTAAAACCAGAATTTTTACTTAAATCCCATTGCATAGGTGTTCTCGCATTATCACGACTAATCTCCCAAATATCTTCCATTACCCTTTTAATATCCTCTTTTCCTTCCAAAACCCTTTCTTTATAAATATTAGATGTTCTGATATCCCTATAATCATCAATATCTGAAAACCTCACATTTGTCATACCTATTTCGTCTCCAAAATATACAAT from Maledivibacter sp. includes the following:
- a CDS encoding LacI family transcriptional regulator, which produces MSSIKTVAKLANVSVATVSRVLNNDNKVKAETRERVLKVIEEIDYRPNLLAKNLRKKSSSTILIVLPTISNPIFNEIIRGAETAIKEKGYNVIIGTTELDNNQLETFINLLKTQQVDGAVFLSSSINKNKLKEIADDYSVVMCNEYFDEIDVPYVSIDNKRAGYDACKYLFERGKNNIAYIRGYIDSSSSLGRLDGYKKAHKEKKVPYNTECIIKGSNDFEKLRLQTIKLIEEHPSIDGLLVNSDIQASIVLKTLKQLGLRIPEDVGIISFDGTIISQIVDPSLTSIVQPMYELGYQSVEILIDKLNKNEVKNMQVILPHRLVKRDT
- the arcC gene encoding carbamate kinase, with protein sequence MRIVVALGGNALGKTPQQQLDLVKITAKPIVDLIEKGNEVIIAHGNGPQVGMINLALETASQTEAKTPEMPFPECGAMSQGYIGYHLQNAIREELLNRGIKRSVATVVTQVIVDKDDQAFKNPTKPIGSFYTEKEAKKLASEKGYIVKEDAGRGWRRVVPSPIPVDVAEKETVKTLVENGHIVITVGGGGIPVIAEGNRLIGVPAVIDKDFASEKIAEILDADYLIMLTAVEKVAINFGKPNQEQLSKMTIADAEKYIEEGHFAPGSMLPKVKAAMKFTASKKGRKSLITALESAGKGIEGKTGTLVV
- the arcA gene encoding arginine deiminase; this encodes MGEKQALQVYSEIGRLKKVLLHRPGKEIENLTPDLMDRLLFDDIPYLEIARQEHDVFANIFRENGVEVFYLEDLAAESLINDGIKNEFIDEFINEAKNMSQRKKELVKEYLLSFSSNKEMVDKMMEGIRKNEISHYERTSLADMIESNYPFIVDPMPNLYFTRDPFATIGRGISLNHMRTVTRNRETLFSKYIFKFHTMFKDSDIPFWYDRKENASIEGGDQLILSEKVIAIGISERTEGPAVESIAKRIFEKDESFEVVLAFDIPKKRAFMHLDTVFTMVDYDKFTIHPEIEGPLTVYSLRKGDGPGDLLIEKETMELSEILEKYLELDKVTLIRCGAGNMIDAGREQWNDGSNTLAISPGEVIVYSRNHVTNRLLEDHGVKLHVMPSSELSRGRGGPRCMSMPLFREG
- a CDS encoding TrmB family transcriptional regulator, whose product is MEDEKVIEKMMEIGLNKYEAKAYLSLLKRPDITAYELAKLCGVPQAKIYETMTKLLEKNLVNIISDNPVKYIALEFESFLDNYKKNVSKTVRYLKNNLKEVNSHNRISYLLHLEGTDNINNKIRNVLSNSKKFVYLEAWNKDYEYFKDDLKPLEERGIELVTVLYGDTEDRIGEIYYHEMEDMEDNVLKHGRWLTLVADGRESLFAMFNKDKPQAIWTENEAFMLMAESFIVHDIYLAEIYKEYRKELDEKFGPNLKKIREKMWIGHI
- a CDS encoding Cache 3/Cache 2 fusion domain-containing protein yields the protein MSIKSKLIISYIILIVFSISCLGFFIADKSRDAIFNEVTEKSQRISELILNMVSVRNDLLSEKIRTDLHCAEQKLDNLGSIKIDAVNSVKVEDHSLPSLYAGSTNLTVNNDFVDNIEESLEAIASIFLLMDQKLVRVTTNLTVNNTRPIGSYIDNKSPIYKTIIKDQHYYGNSLVLGEWFVAGYKPLKDVDGRIIGAIALGYKALNNHLEKTINDVKIGETGYVYVMNSSGDVFVHPHIKGDNLGNYDFFKRIAAQKNGIIEYELEGVKKLAAYRYFEPWDWHIVTTANYDDLEAPSTSLLSTIIIITLIILLLSIILAIFLTHTFVMPINKLKGYMEIAGKGDLTIQSDINTKDEIGVLSNSFNSMIKENKRLLEETIKYDSLKTEFFSNISHELKTPINIIFSTTQLFSLYTDKDIEASIDPLKFKKHVNTIKQNCYRLLRLVNNLIDITKIDSGFMLLDLKNHNIVEVIENITMSTTEYIKSKSRTIIFDTDIEEKIMALDAEKIERIILNLISNGVKFTRPGDKIEVNVYDKGDNIQISVKDTGIGIPGDKLDMIFERFKQVDPLLSRRHEGSGIGLSLVKSLVEMHKGTIHVNSKCNKGTEFVIELPVRLIDNDNSEEHKNNINHHANVEKIEVEFSDIYE
- the argF gene encoding ornithine carbamoyltransferase; translation: MPINLKGRNFITLKDFTPREIKYMLDLSMDLKKKKRSGIRGDLLEGKNIVLLFEKTSTRTRCAFEVAGFDEGAQVTFLSNSQMGKKESIEDTAKVLGRYYDGIEFRGFKQETVEDLAAHAGVPVWNGLTDLYHPTQILADFLTVMEHVNKPLNKVKFVYVGDARNNMGNSLMIGAAKMGMHFVGVAPKELFPSEELVGEMKEVAKETGAVIEFTENIEEGVQAADVIYTDVWVSMGEEDQFEERIKQLKPYQVNMDMINKTGNPDVIFLHCLPSFHDTKTIIGKEIYEKFGIESMEVTDEVFRSKHSVVFDEAENRMHTIKAVMVATAGR